The region GGTCACTGTCAGCAGGAATGGGCTGAACAGTTAGAGACCCAAACCCCCATCTATCCACCTACCAATCACTGACTGCAGACACACCAGGCAGAGGCAGGagctgtgttccccatcatacccATGTTCCAGTGGGTGATACTGAAACTCAGAAAGCAACATGGTCAGGGCCCAAGAGGAGTCCTAGGGTTACTCAGAGGAGAGATTAATCCCTGAGGCTTGAGGAAGAGTAGAGATggtaggcttcctggaggaggcaggttTTAAAGGGAAATGGTGGTTCTGTATTATTGAGGAGGCTCAATAGTCAGGGGCCACCTTGGAAGCAAAGATCCAGAGGCAAGCATGTTGGGAAAGGCTAGTGCAGTAAAAGCCAAGGAGAATCTCACAGGAGCTTAAGCTCCAAGTGGGATGAGGTCTGGCGTTTGGGTCCTTGAATGCCAAGCCAAAAGTTTTGTATTGGACTCTGGGCAGTGAGAAGCTGATGGTTTTTCAGTGTTAGAGTGGGTTGGTCTGAAGTGTGGGGTGAGGGAGTGTGGAATGGAGCAATATTCAGATATCACCAATCATAGTGAAGGCCTCTTCTACAACGAATGTGTTCCCACTACTCTCACACAAATCTGCCCTCttgggtggctcagacggtaaagcatctgcctacaatgcaggagacccgggttcaacccctgggtcaggaagatcctctgaagaaggaaatggcaaccccattccagtactcttgcctggaaaatcccatgaacagaggagtgtggtaggctacagtccatggggctgcaaagtgtccgacaagactgagcaacttcactttcacttttcaatactCCCCAGGGTCATCAACAGATGACACTTCAATTAGACAAAGTAGAAATATTAGATAAATAAGTcaataggtaggtagatagatgatATATAGATGATTGATAAATAGATAATAGATTATTGATGAAGAAATAGATAGTTGAAGATAGATagctagatagatagatgatagatgattGACAAATAGATAATAGTAGATAGACAGATAACACAGATGTTATCCTTGACACTCTTTCCTCTCACCCATCACCATTCCCACTCACCCATCCCCAAGGTCAGTCAATTTTACCTCCTAAACCTTTCTACTCTGCCTACTTCTCTTCAACCCCAGAGCCACAACCCTCAGTGGAGCAACCATCCTCTCTCAACTACCCATCCTCCTCCCTTGTACTTAAATGTTGCCTCCTACCACAGGGCCTCTGCACATGCCTAAGATTCTCAACTCCTTACCTAGTTAATTCCCCATTTCCTGAGTCTAACAGATTCACTGCATTCCCTGCCCTCATTGGCCACAAGGTTCCTGATGAAGCCGACAGTTCACCACATAACTAACTTATGATAAATGTCATGAAACAGAAGTTCAAGAGGCAAGGAGAGACCATAACAGGGTCTGAGCCTCAACTGGAGGCGCAGAAAGGCTGCCCTTGCTATGGTAAGTTAAAGAGGGCTGCAAATTATTTGTCCTTCCCCCAAGGAGTGGCAGGATTACCTACCCTCCTTCTGAATCTAGGCTGGTCCTGTGACTAGTTTTGACCAACAGAGAGCAGTGGACTTGTGGCTGTGTCATTTCTGAAGCTGAGCCCTAACACCACCATGCTATGAGGAAGCTCAAGTTACGCATGTGGAGAGAGGAGCACCCAGGCACCAGCCACGTGAGTGAAGCTTTCTGGAAccctccagcccagcccagctacCCAATGACCCCAGCTCACCCCACAAAGAGTGGATGTATCATGCTGAGCTGTTCTGAATTCCTGCCTTGTAGATTTGCTGGGACAATAAGTGACAACGCTGGAGGAAATAAAAGTCAtgcttctctgcaatcacccccCAGAAAAATGACCACATTTCCAGCACTCGACAACCACAGTGACTCTTGGCCACCATATTGGAACACGGTGGAGGTCTAGATACACGCATgtatgcgcgcgcgcgcacacacactccATAAGGACAGGGACTCTCTGTTGTGCTCACCCTCCTAAgcacccagcccccaccctggcacctagcacagtgcctggcaaacaCGGTTGGGGTTGGGGCTGGGGTTGGTGATGAAGCTGCATTTGCCAATCATGTTGGTGCTCAGCATGGCTGGAAGGATTGATTGACACCACTCACCATTCGCTCGCCATGCCATCTGCTGGAAGGTCAACATCCTCAGTTCTTCCACCACCTCCTGGTCTATGAGAAGGAGTCCAACGTGAGCCCAAGCCCTCCCATTggctgttgttgttcttgtttaatcactaagtcgtgtccgactcttctgcgaccccatggactgtggcccccaaGGCCTCCTGTACCCCTTGCCCAGTTTCTCTGCATGCCCCTTTCTCGCTTTACTCACACTTGATCAGAGTCACAACCAGACCGGTGCAGCCCATGAGCAGTGACACCACCACCAGCAGACACAGGTACACCAGCAGTCTCTCCTGGTAACACATAAGACCTCCGAACTTCTGACTGATCCCGGGCACTGGAGTTGCTGGGGGTTGGAGATGGGAACAGAGACACTGACACTGGTGCTTCAGACAGGGAGGAAAGGACCCTTGAGCTTTTCTCCAAGAGAGGGGATGGAGCAGAGGGGTGCAAAGGATTAAGGTCGTGGCTGGATCATCAGGTGGGGTCAGCAAGAGAATGCCAAACAGAGCAAACCCTGAAGAAGCCCAGAACATTTGTGGAATATATCCTGTGTGCCCAGCATCCTGTCACACCCTTATTATCTTCTTGAATCCTCACCCTTATGACATAGGTTTAATTGTTCCCATTTTTCAAATAAGTAAACTGCAGGCGTAGAGAGGTTGTGCATAACCTGGACCCAGTTCTtctcttttttatcctttttttttaattgggtataactgctttataatattgtgttagtttttggtgtacaatgaagtgaatcagctatatacatatatcagtACATAtacagtgtatacatatatatactatatagagAGTATATCTATATTccctctcttgagcctcccccccaccccccatccccaccccactaggtcatcacagagcaccaggctgagctccctctgctatacagcccttcccactagctatctatttttacacagggtagtgtatatatgccaatgccactctctcaattcatcccaccctctccttcctccactgtgtccacatgtccattttcTATGCCTGCGtctttattcctgccctgcatatatctgtaccatttttctagattccatgtatatgtattaatatgcagtatctgttcttctctttctgacttacttcactctgtatgacagaccctagctccatccacatcactacagatgacccaatttcattcctttttatgtctgagtaatattccatgatatatatgtaccacacctgcagtatccattcacctgtcaatggacatttaggttgcttccatgtcctggctatcataaatagtACCCAGCTCTTCTCTTTAACATTTAGGATGTATCGTCTTTTATGCTCCAGCAGCCCCCCACCCAAGTTGCTCCCCAGGGGCCCAAACTATGGACACTTGCATCCCCTAACTTACATGCAAATGGAAGGTATGGCTTGAGGAGTACCTGGTAGACATCCTGGGTCCCTAGGGGTCTGGTCTAAACTCAAAAAGGAGGAGCCTGGAAAGGAAATGTTTCTCTCCCAGGGCCTAACTCCAGAGCTTACACACACTGGCCACCATGGGAGGGGAGACAGAAGCACACCCAAAGGACTTACTGGCTACAGGTGACTGGGATGGAAGATGCGTCAGATCAGTGCCTGGGAGAAAGGCAAGAGAAGTTTATTCAGAAGTCACTGAAAGACTTCGTCTTCCAAGATTAACGACCTCCCCCAAGCCCTCTGACTTGTTCTCTGATCAGAATTGGGGAAtggaggagacttccctggtggcacagtggatgagaatccggCTGCCAgcgcagaggacatgggttctatccctggtccaggaagatcccacatgcctcggagcaagtaagcccatgcaccacaactactgggcccgtgctctagagcccgggaaccacagcTGTAGAGCCCAAGTGTGCCAACTCCTGAAGCCACGCACCCTGGAGCCCAGGctccgcaacaagggaagcccacccatCTCAACTGGAGAGTAGCGTCCGCTCgccgcaactagggaaaagcctggGCAGCAAAGAAGACCTAGCTGAAAGACTTTGTCTTCCAGGATCAACAGCCTCCCCCCAAGCCCTCTGATCTGTTCTCTGGTCAGAACTGGGGACTGGAGTAAGGACTTCCAAGTGCCCCTCTAGGGTGTCGTAATGGGTATCCCAACAGCTCACCCAGCTGAAGCGTCAAGCTGGTGACCGGGGTGACATCCAGGCCTGGAAGGGATCAGAAAGACAGAAGTCAGGCACAGCAGGACCTCAGCCAAGGGAACAGGATGCTCCCGGCCCTGGATCCTCACCCGTGTTCTTCGGGAGCTTACAGGGAAGTGGGGGCCTCTCCGATTTCTTTCCTGAGGAGGGAAGAACGGTTGCTCAGGCTCAGAGCAGGACCAAGCCAGCGCTGGGTCTCTGATACCCCCAGTCCCAGCTCACCTGTCCTGGGAGGTCTTGGTGGAGCCATCCAACCTGGGGAAGAGAAGTTCAGAGTCAGGGCTGGTCCAAGGATGGGACTGGGATGGAAGCCAGTGATGGAAACAGGATTGAGATTGCAAGGGAGGCTTAGGGATGGGGTTGTGCATGAGAATGGAACTGGACTTAGGGATGGGGACAGGGTTAAGATCCAGTGaccaaggacttccctgtggtcctcccaatgcagggggcccgggttcaattcctggtcagggaactagatcccataaaagaaagaaaaaagtcaaagtgttagtagatcagttgtgtccgactctgagaccccatggactgtagccaggctcctctgtccatggaattctccaggcaagaatactggagtgggtagccattcccttctccaggggatcttcccgaccaagggattgaactcaaaTCTCCTACATTTTGAGGGCAAATTCTTTTcagtctgaggcaccagggaagcccacaaagatTTGGCTTGCTGAAACTAAAGAAAGATCCCCTGTGCCACCAttgagacctggtgcagccaaaaaaagagaaaaatatacaatgaCCAGCTTCCTGAATTACCAGGACTTTCCTAATTTTAAAGCTGGAAGTCCCAGATTCCAGGAAATCTTTCATCCCTGGATAAACTGGGACGGTTGATTACTCTAAGTTAAAGACACAAGTGAGGTTGAATATGAGAATAGAGTGAGGTTAAGGTtgggggatttccttggtggtccaacagccaagacttcatgctcccattgcagggggtctaggttcaatccctggtctgggaactaggtcccacatgccacagctaaatgAAACTGTTAAGATTCCATGTGCTAGAACTAAGGTCTgttgcagtcaaataaataaacaatttttttttaaggttaggggacttccctggaggtccagtggttgagaatctgccttccaatgcaggggatacaggttagATTCCTGATCGGGAAACTGAGATCAcacatggggcaactaagcccacaaactctagagcctgagcaccacaaggAAGAAACCCCCacgcctcaactaagacccgacttggccaaataaattaattttttaaaaaaaggttaggGTTGATATAAGGGTTTGGATTGCAGTGAGGATGGGGCTGAAAGAAGGCTCAGGGGAGTAGGGTGATGATTCAGGATGTGGTTGGGGGGGGTGACGATTCAGGATGTGGTTGAGGGGAAGAATGTGGTTGTAGCTACATTTGGGGACAGGGGAGAAGCTGAGGCTGGTTTGTAGTTGTGTGGGGCTTGGTGATGGCTTTGGATCTGGACATAGAGATGGGATGGAGCCAGGCCTGAATTTGGAGATGATGGGGTCTAAATCTGGGGAAGAGGTGACCTTGAAGACAGGGATGGGGGACCTCTCTGGCAATCCATTGActgagattctgcacttccactgcagggctgagggttcgatccctggtcagggaactaagaccccctaGGCCACGTGGCAcaaccaaaacaaataaatgtgattttttctatttaaaaaaaaagacagggatggggtggggggaatggagTTGGGCTTGGGGATCATGTTGGGACCAAGTTGGAGTTGAAGATGGACAGTAAAAGAGCCAAGCCCAGGGCACCTCCTAACTCCTACCGAGCCCCATGGTGCTCTGGGACCTCCCAGACTGACTCCGCTCTAGACTCATAAGTGGGGGACGTGGATCCACCTGGAATGCCAGCCCCGCCCCGACCCTGTCCAATGACATTCAGGGACCCTGGTGGGAGTTGGTTTAGGGAAACCTCAAagcctccacttttttttttcttttggctgcaccacaaagccgtcagggcttccctggtggctcagtggtaaagaatccaactgccaatgcaggagatgcaggttcaatccctgagttgggaagataccatagagaaggaaatggcaaccctcttcagtattcgtgcctgagaaaatacatggacagaggagcctggcaggctacagtctgtggggttgcagagtcagacacgactgaccacacatacacacagctttcaggatcttagtttcccaaccaggaactgaacccaggctgtggcagtgaaagcgccaagtcctaaccaccagaccaccagggaatccctaaagCCTCCATGTTTATATACCCTTATCGGACTCTTATTGAGTCCCCAGCCAGGCGTGGATCATTCAAGTCTAATTTGGGTCCTGGGTGCGAATGCAAAGAGATTGAGGAAATACTGGTCCCTGAACAGCTTCTAAAAGCCTGGCACTCATGTCTCAGGGCTTTGCATCCACCAGTTCTTTTGGGAGCTCCTTTCCTTAACAAACTCCTATTCACTCCTCAAGTCTCACTCCAATGACCCTCGTCTGACCCCCAATTCTCCCACTAATGCAGGCAGAGCCCTCAATTACCCTCAGGATTTCCCCAATTTCCTACTCCCTCCCCCCTCTGACTTGCTCACCCAAGACTGTACACagaactgagtgtgtgtgtgtgtaggttgctcagttatgtctgactctcaacgaccccatggactgtagcccaccaggctcctctgtccacggaattctccaggcaagaatactggagtgggctgccattcccttcttcaggggatcttcctggcccagggatcgaacccaggtctcccacattgcaggcagattctctaccttctgagccaccagggaaacccctgtgcACACAACTGCCTCCCCCGTCAGACTGAGAGACCCTCAAGAGGGAGGCATGGGCGCTCCCACCATTATGGTGCCCAGCATGAGCAGGCTGACCATGTGTGTCTGCTACGCCCAGCTAATTCCCCCCGGGGAGCCTGCTCCCCACCCTTCATCCCTCAGGCTGCACATCTCTTCACCTGGCCTCAGAGAGGTCCTCTTACCTGGCTTGGGAGGAAGGTCCTTGTAGGGTGGCGTCATGTTCTCATAGTCGTCATCATCCTCTTCCCTGGACCCTTCTAGAGGGAAGGCAAGTGAGAGCCCAGTCCACCCTTTCCTCTGTCCCTCACACCCTGGTCTCCAGCCCCAAGGTGGGAATACTGCAACCTGGGTCCCGAccacccctggcccccagcccacgCCTGGCCAGGGCCGTACCCGGCAGGTCCCGGCACCCAGCGTTGGTATACAGGGCGCACATGGGTGCAGTTAACTCCAGGAGCCCGAGGAGGGGCAGGCAGAGCCTGCCGGCTTCCACTGCTTGTGTCCCCAGCTCAGGTGTCTGGGGCTTTTCtcagttccttttttctttttcttaaacagTCAAAAACATGCAAATCCATCTGGAGGGCAACACCCCagaccatgcacacacacatatttccccCCAGTTTGAATTCATGCATAGAAGTAACAATGACAACAGCCCCTGCATTTGACTTCCCACAAAGACCAAGCCCTGGGTGAAAAATATGGAGCAGCTCCTGTCTTCAAGGAACCATCAGTTGAGACAGGAAAGATGATACACCtgtaaagaaatacagaaataagcGATATagtttggtttttcattttatttccagtagcaacaaagtattattttaaaataagataaaatagggtaaagggatgggatgggggctaATGTAGAGAGGtgatcagggaaggcctcctggaagcagtgacatttgCAACAAGATGTTAAAGTGATTGGTGCTAAGTACTCCCACATTCCACAGTGAGGTTCTAGGCTCCCTATAGCTACATAAGACATAACCCCCAAAACTtcatgactgggcttccctggtgactcagtggaatccacctgccaatgcaggagacacgggttcgatccctggtccgagaagatcctacatgatgtggagcaactaagcccatgcaccacaactcctgagcctgcatgccctggagcccatgctctgcaacaagagaaacccttGAACAGCAACTAGTGTACCCCCcatttgccgcaactagagaaagcccagcacagcaatgaagacccaacacagccaaaaataaataaaaattttttaaagcaagaaagaaaataaaagatgttccCACCAAAGCCTCAGACACTCAGTGGTCCTCCTGACCTCTTGGTCTCAGTCACATGAAACAATTttgaacttctgacctccagaactataaaagaattcattttcattgttttaaaccactacatTTGTGATGATTTGTTTCAGTAAGCATAGCATATTATATACCCCAGACAGCAAGACCCCAATTCCTCTTTTGAGGGGCTTTCCACTAAAAGTGAAAGGAAATGCAACTCAGATTGGCTTAAACAATAAGGAAACCCCGTCGGTCACATCCTTGTACATGTTAGAATATTGGGCTGGGTGGTTTTTAATAGAGATTCAGAACAAGAGTGGCTTAAAAGAGATGGAATTTACTTCTCACCTCACAGTCTCAGAATAAGCAATTCAGTCTCCGCCACTGGAAACTCTTCACCAGCACATGCACAGGGGGATGGCCCCAGCCCTACTTGAGTTGGGAGGGCGGCAGCTGACCAGCCCCCCTCTCCTGAGAAAGCTCACCCCAGGGGCTGGAGTTTCCCCAGGTGCCATGATGTCACACACAGAACCTCTCCCATCTACCTGAGGTGTAGCTGTGCTGTTCCCATTCTACGGatggggaaatggaggctcaCCTGAGAGGGAAGACCCTGTCTGCCCAGCACATACCCACTGAGCAACGAGGATCAGATTCCAGATGGATATGGGGGGTCAGGGTGGAGGGGTGAGGAAGGGATGGGCTGGAGGCACCAGCCCAGAGGATGGAGAGAATCTCTGGCCGTCAAGAGCATCCTTTAAGGTGTGTGAGCCTGGGGAAGGTAGACGGGCTCAAGGCTGGGTGGTCTCACTACGCGAGGGTGATCTCCATGCAGCCAAGGTCCTGCCTGGAGACCTGACGCACAGTAGCTATGCAGGAACTGGTCGTGAAATCCATTCCCATCAACTGGGTATAACATAGAGCCATGGGCCCAGGCTGACCCAGCTCTGTCTGTCCTGCTGTGTGACTTCACGCGAGTAGAACAACATCTCTGAGCAAAGGTCTCCTTATATGTCCAGGGGAAATTGGGaacatttatccattcaacaacatttatccattcatttatacaTCCAACAAATGTGTACTGACCGCCTACTACATGCTAGGCTCTGCTCTGGGAACTAGGGAGACATTggtgaacaacaatagcaaaagaAATCCCTACCCATGGGAgtagttgtttttcagttgctaagttatgtctgactctctgcgaccccatggacttcaggatgccaggcttccctgtccttctctagctcccagagtttgctcaatctcaagtccattgagttggtaaatGTAGGgcaagggagttagagaaggcgaggttcgGAAAAAGAATGAGAccggcactttacaggaacagatcacctttaacgaggcgagaaggggcagcagtcagattagcgAGCTGCGgcactaacccaagaaaagagtagGTATATATAGGCATGTATGTGGAAAGCTACTGTCTTAAGGGAGCCTGTCCTTCTCCAAGGTTATTtggagtagttatctcttaaaggGCTGGGGAAAGGAATTCTGGACACCGGCCAGAGGCTGGACTGGCTGGGAGCTGGGCGTAATCAacttttaacatctttttttttccttcggtGCGagggttctttgttttgcatagaatggtggggaggacctggaggggagttttagctccaggctattttgagccagtAACTTTCcttcactgatgccatccaaccaactcatcctctgccacccccttctcttcctgccttcaatctttcccagcatgtcaGTGAGTCAGCTGACATGACTCATGCTGGGAGTCATAaatcaatgagtcagctcttcgaatcaagtggccaaagtattgcagtttcagcttcagcatcagtccttccaatgaatattcagggttgacttcctttgggactgattggtttgatctccttgctgtccaagggactctcaagagtcttgggAGTAgagataatgaataaaataaattaataagataTCTTGTAtcaagaa is a window of Muntiacus reevesi chromosome 1, mMunRee1.1, whole genome shotgun sequence DNA encoding:
- the CLEC17A gene encoding C-type lectin domain family 17, member A, which translates into the protein MCALYTNAGCRDLPEGSREEDDDDYENMTPPYKDLPPKPGWMAPPRPPRTGKKSERPPLPCKLPKNTGLDVTPVTSLTLQLGTDLTHLPSQSPVATTPVPGISQKFGGLMCYQERLLVYLCLLVVVSLLMGCTGLVVTLIKYQEVVEELRMLTFQQMAWRANVTGMVGLAGLKKDIERLRADTNQSLLELRGLLDCTRVTCPEGWLPFQGKCYYFSPSTKTWDEARTFCQENYSHLVIISNSDEQDFVAKAHGSPRVYWLGLNDINVEGDWRWLDGSPVTLSFWDPQEPNNLYNNENCASMNKGGTWNDLSCDKTTYWICERKCSC